The Stigmatopora argus isolate UIUO_Sarg chromosome 6, RoL_Sarg_1.0, whole genome shotgun sequence region gtattacaattaatttaaataaaaaatgtagttgattttttttacaaatgtgctaaataaatcaagaaaagaaaatattttcatttgttatATGCCATTAAAACCCAATTTGAAtgatgaattgaatttaaaaaaatattattttgatttaaaaactaattttaaaaatgtattacaattttttttttttaaatgtattacaattaatttaaataattgatggaattgatttttttttttaaatgtgctacATAAATtactaaaagaaaatattttcatttgttatttGGCAGTAAAACCCAATTTAAATgatgaattgaataaaaaaagttttattttgatttaaaacctaattttaaaaagtattaccattatttaattttaaaaagtattacaattatttaatttctaaaaatatattacaattaatttaaatacaaatttaattgagttttttttttaaatgtgctaaataaatcactaaaagaaaatattttcatttaactcTTTAATTGGCTGGGACTGTTTGAACTGCGATCAGCGAATGAATGCCACAAAACCAATAGAAAGCGAGCCAAAAATCTGCATAAAGTGACCAATAAACAAAAAGTGTCCTAAAACGAACAGCACTTGACTCAAAATCAACACAAAGCGAATAATCGTCGCACAACCCTAATACATATCTATTGCTTTTCACTTCCAAACACTCCATTCCAGCATGTAATTCGAGTTCGATGATCGAAACAAACTCGTATCTCAACATTCCATTTCAtctgatttcatttttaaaaaaaaaacaatctgtgtAACGAAACTTTTCCATCAGGAAGTGATGAAAATGTGGATTCGGAAGCTGATGTAAGCAAGAGGCAGGCGTTGTTTATGCATCTCGTGGTGACTTGTGACTGACTGACGACGGATCGGCGGACTATTGCAACAtggaagccccgcccccgcgcCGTGACGTCACATTCCCTCGCCCCAAGCCCAACTAAACAAAGGCCAACTCGGAGATCGCCCCCAAACTTCTACCGGATCGCGATTCTTTCACTTACCTCACGCCGATCACCGACTCCCAGCGAAAaaagtcctcttttttttcGTGCACCTTGCCGTCGCCTTTTGGATGGAAAAAGAAGTCTTCATCCCTCGGTTATTTGTTTTCTCTGGCCACGGGAAGCAGGCGTCGCAGACCGGACGTTTGAGTCGAGCTCCCCGGGACGCAGGCGACGCTGCCATGGCCGCGACGACTCGTCCCTAAACGGGGCTTGTCGTTGTCCAGTTTTCCCCCGGCCGGCTTCGACTGGATCTGGATCCGAATCTGGAGCACGGTGAGAGTTATTTTACTTCGTTTGGAGGACTTTCTCGGACGAAAAGTAGCTGAAAAGTGCTTtttaaaacacactttttgctaAAGAGTTGAAAACAAagtcgtttttttgtttaaataacgTTAGAAATGAACAATGCGTCTCGAATAAAATGCATACTCACATTATAGTCTTTACGCCTTGCTAATCTTGGGTTCAGGGTTCGAGTTCTCCTCgtgcttgcgtggcttttcttgGCATTTTCCCTTAAAACAAAGGCTTTAAATTGAGTGAAATATCCCGAAAAGATTGAAAGAGTTTCAAATAATGAAAGCCACGATGTAAATTCGCAACTAGAAtagttttttccctaaaaaacgtcCCAGGTGCTGCCAATTATTCCTTGATTAGTAGCTTTTGTCAAGTTAAAATCGAAACCAAATCAACGTCATCATTCCGAGACGTTTTatccctttaaaaaaacttttcaacCAGCATCTCATACACATTAGTTACATATTTTTGACGGCTataaccgtcaatggcaggcgccTGGTTTAACAACCCTGGAAATTTAAAAAGCTGCACTTTCACGATGATATCTCCAATTGTTATCTGTCACGTGACGTTGACCTCGCGTCATTGTGAAACTGCAAGTCGACCTCGCCCTCGTGTGGGTGTCACGGGAtggtgttgccatggcgacccgCCTGTTTATTGGTCAAGAATTCTCCTAAATATCGGTTGTCGGGGAACGGGAGCGCGCACGTTCGGCGGTGTGCGGTCGCCGCTATTTAAAAACAGTTAAAACCATAAAGCGTCGCGCTCTGATGCAACCGTCTGTAAGCCGCTGTCGGCTTACAGGAAGTTGCATCATGGCGCCTATAGACACGTTAACGCGCTCCGAGTTTGATACCCGCACAAGCACGCCCGTCGTTGTATTTATCGGCGGACGCGGACAATGGAACGCGATGTTAAATTGCGTGCGATTCCACCGCCGACCGCTAGAGGGCGGCGGACTTTTTTCGCCTGAAACGACTGAAACGtgctaaataaatggaaaaaaagtacgtttatttctgaaacctcTTTCAGCACTCAATATATTTAGTTTGAACAATGTTTGAAtcatttgattattatttttaaactggtCTCGATGTTGCTCCTCCCCCCCCTGACCGCAGATGAGCGTGGGCGTGGCCGAACGCCGTTTGAAGAGACGACTTGAGCAACCCGGCGACGCGCCGCCGAAATGCAAAAGAGCATGTCCGACCCCTCCGCCGACGCCCCCGGACGCCGGCCCGCCGCTCGACCTGTCCGCGGCCGAGAGCCCCGCCCCCAAGTCGGAACGGAGCCAATCCAAGGTCAGGGTCGGGCCGTACTTCCTGTTTGAGCGCTGCGAGGGCGAGGACACCTACAGGGCGGTCCACGCCACCACGCGGGAGCAGTACACTTGCCAGGTAGCGTCCGTTCGTTTTCGATTGGTCCCGCGGGGGAATTTGGCGGGATTAAAAGAGCGACCGGTTTACAGGTGACGACCGTGGCCGGCTACCGGGAGAGGTCGGCCGTCTACGCCCGTCTGGGTCACCACCCCAACGTCTGCGGCCTCCTGGCCACGGTGGTGGAGCGGGACACCGCTTACCTGTTCCTGCCCGCCCACCACGGCGACATGCACGCCCACGTGCGCGCCAGCCGACGGCTGGgcgaggaggaggcggggctaCTGTTCGCTCAGATGCTGCGGGCCGTGGAGCACTGCCACCGCCACGGCGTGGTGCTCCGGGACGTCAAACTGCGCCGTTTCGTCTTCACCGACCGATTCCGGTGAGTTTTTTTCAAAGCCTGGGTGGAggaaaaatgatgttttttttttgcaaaaatagcGGTTTTGATATAATATTATTCAAGTAAAAGTTAAAGTCGTCGCCGTAAAAATACTCCAGTATATAATAATACTCAAGTAAGCAGTCATGCTGTGAGCAATTTATTGagatttttgatatattttttatttttttcctatattacccattattattataatacactattttatatatatatatatatatatatatatatatgtatctatgcatatatgtatatgtatgtatatatatgtatatgtatatatatatgtatgtatatatatatgtatatgtatatatatgtatgtgtatatatatatgcatgtgtatatatacatatacatatatatacatatgtgtgtgtatatgtgtatatgtctatctatatatatatatggtaaaTGAATTCcgacttaaaaaaatccagaaatgaAACCTTACCGGCCCTTTGGAAGAGtggctagcgcgtcggcctcacacttctggggtcgagggttcgatccccagGTGGGTccgcactgtgtggagtttgcatgttctccttgggcttttgtaggttttccctgggtacacCAGTTTCCTTCAACATcccacaaacatacacactaagctaattgtatgctaaattctTCCTCGTTACAAGTGATTGGTTGATGGTCTTCCccgtgcactgcgattggctggccacccattcagggtgtcccccaactggagtccgtagttagctgggataggctccagcaccccccctgcaactcttgtgagaataagtggttcagaaaatgaatgttaatcgtgcctaatcatgttttttaaagaaccGAATTGAGTTTGTGTACATTTTgtgataaatcaataaatgggtggtaagatatatatattttttctacgcAGGACGCAGGTGTCCCTCCTAGGCGTCAACGACTGCGTCCTCCTGGAGCGCAACGACTGCGACTCCCTGACGGACCGCCACGGGTGCCCTGCCTACGTGGCCCCCGAGCTCCTGGCCAGCGGCCAGGCCCCGTACTCGGGGCGCGCCGCCGACGCCTGGAGCCTGGGCGTGTCCCTGTACACCATGCTGATGGGCCGCTACCCCTTCCAGGACGCCCGGCCCGCCGCGCTCTTCGCCAAGATCCGCCGGGGGGCCTTCGCCGTCCCGGCCTGGCTGTCGGCGCCGGCCAAGTGCCTGATCGGATGCATGCTACGGAAGCGCCCCGACCGACGGCTGCGGCTCCCCGAGCTGTTGGCCCACCCCTGGTTGAGCGCTCGCCGCGCGCCGGCTTCGCCCCGCGGCGCCCGGCGTGGCGGGGCGCCGGAATGGAGACGcgaggacgacgacggcggcgctgGCGGCGACCAGGTGGTGCCCACGTTCACCCCCAAACTCTAAACAAAAAACTGCTCCGGAGTCCTGGATTACTTGAGCCTCAAGTgcctttaaccttttttttttttgcagaagtgGCTCTCTGAAATACTAAAAATTATGGGGTGTCAAAAGGCACTTTTTTGGGGTTGAAATTTCAAAAGTACACCAACTTAGTGGAAGTGTTTAGGttcgatttttgttttgttttgagctTTCCTAGATTTTGTCATGGAGTCACGAGGTGATGTTTGAGACGGAGACGACACTTCCTGTCAGTCTACCTCGGTTTTTGTTGGTGcgctttattttgaaactttttttaaaaccatttctGACGTGTTCTCGCTTTGCCATAAAGCGAGatgtggatttattttttttgtcgatTCAAACTGTTAATTAGAAGCCTACTGGATTATGTAAAAAGCCCCCTCGACAGCTgctcattaaataaaaatatggaaaaaaagtgtttaattCATGCTTTGTTTTTGCCGTGAGAAATATTAAGGCGTGGTTGCTGTTAAAAACCTGTTTTGGCGTTTTTGTATtagaaaattagaagaaaaaaggaagggataaaaagattttctcattttgttGAATTTAACTCCCTGGCGGCCTCTGTTGGCGATAGACATTAggaccaacttttttttttaaatataaaatgattGAAAGGAGGCAATAGGCTATATCTAATATtagttttcctcttttttgaaattgttgaattacaaaatcaatttttttcaccccttttttcttgaaaaaatgaaatatatgtctaaaatatataattctaaaattagaaaaataaacagaatacTTACTGTTTTGGCCATTTATTTTTTGAGTGTTTAAGCCTAGTTAAATGAGGTGTAGGTCTTCTGTTGAGCAGATTAAGGCGCACTGGAAGACATCTCGGGCACAAATGTAGGGCAAATTCATTTCGCGATCCTCAGTGAGCCATGCGAATTCTGGGAGGATATAAACAAAACATTAGGAGCCATATATTTAGACATTGTCCGCCTCGGTGTATTGTCGCCCTCTAGTGATCAAAAACGGAATGATCTCAAGCAGAGATGCCAAAATTCCGATAATACTATGTATAGTAGTCAATCGTGATAAAATAATTATAACTTACTGAGAATAAAGTCAAGTTTTAGCAccagggtgtcagactcgggttggttcgcgggccgcattaacgtcaactcgatttcatgtgggccggaccattttagatataatatttagatttttttttaataaatggattaaaagccctaactattccattttttatagatcccaaacaatgtttatttgagattttttttcttagtaaaggaaaatctcttttaaacATTATATTCCATATtacagtggaaaacagaaaatatttttgatatatttttagattttacaaaaggatttttgaactaaaaacagaaaaaaaatatttaaaactgacaattattgatttaaaaggggaaaaatcaggaaatataatatacatctataatcttcatttcaatttgatcctaaaacagaaagtcgccactcatcattgactttctcgggccacacaaaaggatgtggcgggccagatttggccctcgggccgtcactttgacaccagtgtttTAACAAGTAAACAAATAGTCAATCccagaattattttttaaattattttttaaagtcagaCCCCCCCATTTGATAGCCCTTATTCTCTTCAACAACAATAAAACTCCAACCCGTTTTTCAAATAAAGTTCAGAACAACGACAGCATGGAGTCATCTTTCAAACCCGATAAAAGTAGgccataaaacaaataaaaataaaaataattaaagcaCAAAACCTGTGCTAATAATCGCACACCTACCAGACAACTCGATCTTCACGCAACCATCCGGCTGGGACCGAACCTCCTCGATGCCAAATTCTATGTCCGAGCCGTCAGTCCAGAGGGGGCTGCCCTGAAAGAGCAACATTTCCTCCTCTAAGAACAATTCCTTCTCGGCCTAAAAGTCAACAACGTCGACGACTTTTCTCCACTTTGCCGCCTTACCGAGAGCAAGCAGAGTCCAATCCAGACCCCGCTGACGTCGATGGCCGCTTGAGTCAGCTCGTTGACCACGGCCCTTTGGATGTCGTTCTGAATGGACGCCAGGTGTCCACCCAGCTGGACGCAGCTCTTCTGATTGGACACACAACAAAACAAGTGTCATTCTTGGAAAAATACTCCTCGAAAGTACATTTGTATCCATTTTGAAAGCATATTCGGCACTAAAGTAACAACATCTGGCGTTTATTGTATCATTTATTGTCCTTTTTAAGTTCAAAATTTGTTGTATGTAGAATTctaaatcttaaaaaaaaactttaatgatAATACGTATATGTAATGTCACTCGGatttgagctgggaaacagcgctAGTATTTCAAAGCAAGGCGGCTGAATACTGCCGGCTGGTGGACACAAGTGGAAGTGCAGTCACTCATTGTTGATTTCCACCCAAAACGTTTTAAAGACCGATTTTGAATCGATACGACTATCGTGCAGTGTTAtatcgcagttttttttttttttaaacacctttATTGTACATTGTAAAGCTATTTTCTTAACAAAAGTCTTCTGAAATGACAAGAAAATTCCGTATTAAATGAGaactagcattttttttcttacctctGCCAGATCAAAAGTCAAACTTGTTTCCTTAAAGATATAACAGCGATTGTTCAACTGGGTCCAACCTTCAGGGCATCGATCATCTGCAACAAAACAACCTTTATTTTCATCTCATTCATCTTTCtcgcagaaaatgagattatttaatatttgacctttcccctcattttgtaaacaaatgaaaaatgaacagAATAGAAAGTAAATAATAGTGGTTAGACTTTTccctgttttatttaaaataataaatagataaaaatactgaaatgtgatattgacatttttttccattgcgaatgaatacatttttttaaaaagaattcagcaaatgagaaaaaattcACTGAAATACAGAAAATTTGAACCATCCTGACCTCAGCAATGTTGATAAATTATGCATCTATGATTAAAATAGTCGTCAATCCATTTAATAAACGATTAATGGTGGGGCTGTATGATTGACAGACCTCATTGTGGCTCTTTTAGGGAAACTTTAAAAGTAGACATACAGGTGTAACTACATTGTGATTACTAAAAGCGTGCTATAAGGGACATGAATGAtaattaccaactacaatagtAGCACGTATCTGGGACTATAAACTGATTAGTAGttgcactagccaaaaaatgcaatgaaatggaaaaatattgatgtCGCATAAAGAGCAATTTGTGGGGGGAGTTTTTATCGATTAGAAACCAAGAATAAACATAAAACTCATCGAAAAACAGAGAATGGGAATCAAAATAAGCACCTGTTATGTAACGTAGTAACTGTTATATATACTAAAATACACGACATTAGCTGTTGgcagtcagagtgaaaaaaataaaacaaattgcagCAGCTGCATTATGAAAAAAGTacgccttatagtccggaatatacattcgtttttttttccttttttaaaaataataatttgtactTGTGACTGCATGCATGTGCTTTGTGTAACACTCAAATTCTcccttcaaaaaaacaaaacaaatatatatatatatatatatatatatatatatttatatatatatatatatatttatatatatatatatatatatatatatatatatatttatatatatttatatatatatatatatatatatctatatctatatatatatatctatatctatctatatatatctatatctctatatatatatatatctatatatatatatctatatatatatatctatatatatctatatatatctatatatatctatatatatctatatatatatatatatatatatatatatatatatatatatatatatatatatatatatatatatatatataaaaagattgTTATGTGACCGGTACGTACTTTGTCGTATTGCTGTTGTTCCAATCTGCAATGACAAAGAACACGCAAAATGGTGTTACAGATTAAATATTATAATCTCAGGAGTCATTTTTTCCGGATAGAATCCAACCTCGgtcagaaaaataataataaaacacattttaactcACCTGGAGTCCAAAAATGAGCAGCAACAATCCGAGTGTAAACACCATCTGTggagaaatgttttatttaggtTAATTTTGGGttcatttgggggaaaaattaaaaaatagtgcCATTACCATTGCAGTGGAGATCCTCAATGCGGAGAAAAGGGGGGTTATGTCTTTTTGTATATGTTGTCGTGTCACGTGACTCACCAGACAAGTTTGTAGTCGCCGATTTGACAAAAAATGTCGAGCAGAAAACATGGCTTTTACAATGAAAATCCCGGACAGtaaaaccagttttttttttttttttttttaaatgagttacCTGTGGTACCTCCACTTTATTATTCTGTCATgatttttttcgtaagtagaggcatatttCACATTAATTTAACATCAATTGTTCTCCCATAAAAAACACtgatttaaaatgggtcaaagtgaCCCAATTTTGTACgaaaatgacacaaatattCAACAATTAGACAGAGAGGTTATTTTACTAGCCACTAGGGGGCAGGGTTTCCTAAGAAAATGAATATGGGCGATTTTTCCCATGTTGTGCATTAAAAGCGTTTAAGAAATTGCCCCCAAAAAAGCGAATCGAActcaaatgaataataatgatgGATATAAAATAAGATCAACAAAagggaaaatggctttaaacgGGTTTATTTGAGGGTGGAATCAATGTATTTGTCATGTCAATGAACgggaaattgttattttaaatttccGCTACTACAGGCCCGTTTTTAAGACTATCCAGTGACACTATTAGGGTCAGGGTCAGGACTGGTATCGGGTACTGCATTATCGTCAACCACTCCTTGTAAAATCTCAAAAGAGCCCATCATCAATTATCTCTTGCTGGACGTCAATACAAATTAAGGCACACTGGAATATATCTCGAGCACATACATAAGGAAACTCTTGCAGGCAGTCAACAAAGTCCCAAAGAAGACCATCAGctgtaaaacacacaaaacaggtTCATATACACACCTGTTTACACAATGTGAAAGAAAAGAGTTGATACAAATaccgtaatccctcgattatcgcgtcctCCCTTATCGCCAATTCACTACGTTGCGATTTTTTcggctattaattatttttaaagttgataaaaatgtgaaaataaacgctgaaactcgtaagagGAAGCCACTTTTGCGACTTGGACTCAGCATTGAAGATTTTtgaagttataataggggtgaccccacTTTTTGGATGATCGTGGGCGGCCATGACTGGTCTACATTcatcgcgatattcgagggattactggacTATTACCGTTAGTGCCAACGGCTGCACAGCCGAGACCTGCCGAAGAAACAATCTCAGCGAATCCCGTGTCTGAACCATCGGTCCACACCAAGTCGTCCTGTGAGTGAATACAGACGACCAATTGTGAGCTCCAAGAAGAAATGCAATCACCATGCACCAACAACACCAAAAGTTAGCATGTAACTTTTTCTCTGGAATcaatcatgtgtgtgtgtgtgtgtgtgtgtacgtgtgcgtgtgtgtgtgtacgtgtgtgtgtacgtgtgtgtgtacgtgtgcgtgtacgtgtgcgtgtgtgtgtacgtgtgcgtacgtgtgtgtacgtgtgagtgtgtatatgtgcatgtgcatatgtgtacgtgtatgtgcatgtatgcgtgtgtaagtgtgtatgtatatgtatatatatatatatatatatgtatatatatatgtatatatacacacacatatacaaatatatatatatatgtgtatatatatacatatatatattcatatataagtgtatgtgtgcgtgtaagtgtgtgtatgtatatgtatatatctatatatctatatatatatgtatatatatatatatgtatatatacatatgtatatatatacatacatatatatatatatatatacatacatatatacatatgtatatatacatatacatacatttttcatATAGACGCAATAGATGATGAAATATTTTAGAGGATTTTGGGTCAATGTCTCACGGGATTTAGCCGGGTGAGTCCAATCCAGCTCAAAGGTTCTCGTGCAAACTCAGTGAAACTTTCAGCCAGACGATATTCCAGATCGTTCTGGATGGACACGAGATTCCCACCACGAAGGTTGCAGgcagcctggaaaaaaaaattgaaacaatgTTAGAAATGTGTTTTGATGTTGTGATTGTGGGTTTGCATagagataaatattttttttaaagtacaaatacAGTGttatacctcgagatacgagctaaatgggttccgggactgagcttgtatgtcgatttactcgtgactcaaatgaacatttcccattgaaatgaattaaaaacaaattaattggttctaaccctctgaaaaaaacaccaaaaacaggatattggattggaaaaacattttgatttgttctaattcaccatctattaactagtggtttaattgtactaaaaaaattttttaatagtactaaaattagacaggtttttgcacggcaacgcgctcgtaacataacataaaaaaattaaaagaacttgaagtacgatacagacacactcaaaaataagtttcatctaaccttacactaattctaattttgtttgacattttgatacctttcttctcccgggttggctctattggccccgcctccaccctgactttccgatgcaacctatcgaggattgtttttttgcttttgtcttcctttcaaaatattcccaaaatgatgcacacaaatgtcctcacaataggataacgtacgaccacttgccagtatacacctctcgtattagcgagcaagctccgccatttgcacagACTAAAAGGGAGAAAGCCTGTTCTTAAGGCTATATTTATCCCCAAAAAGTGTACATGTACAGGTGCTTATTTAacttgttgttctccattttacttaaAATTATGCTTGTTCTTTGATTCTgttctgaattaaaaaaatcgaCCTTACCAAAAAATACGACTCACATCTACGTTTTTCCTCTCtgttgtgcattatttggctggtgcgacttgtagtccgaaaaaatacggtactttgggAATTTTTTCCTACCTCTGCATCATCAAATGTCAGAGGATCTAGTCTGAGGAGGAAACAGCGATTGTCCAACTGAGTCCAGCCCGAGGGGCAGCGATCGCctgcaaaaaaggaaaaattaaattaataataaatgaatacatttatttagtTTGAAATCACTTTATGTGCACCGCCCTAAATTCAACCGCAGTGTTCCGCATGGCTCTTTAATTACCCTTCTTGGCCttccaaaatattttgtaaggCCAAGAAGGGTAATTAAATTATTAGTActttgaaaatacaaaatacttcCTGCTACACAACGTAATAACATATTTcttctaatgattttttttttacaaacttaCATGTCTAGACGTCTGCGTCGTTACGAAATTTGACAGTTGTTGACTTATCTGCTCTAAAATGAACTGTTTTGTACATTGACTACATAGCAATTAGCATTTAGCATAAGAGTGTACGTACTTACAACACGGGAACTAAACATACATTAATAACCTTACGGTTCATTTACTTGAGTCACTTTTGGAGATAAATTGCACTTCTTAGAATAGTTTTACAACTTCAAACTtgatttttgggtgaaaaagaAACGCTACTCTTACTCGGTGACTTTTGGCTCCCCTCGAGTTTCCTCTTTATAGTTTTCTACACCGTATATTTGTCTTTAATTTTGCCAAATTAGCCCACGATTGCGCTATAAATTTCACCAATGAGACATCGTAAAGTTAATCACGTGACTCTACTCTACCAATCAGATGCAACATTAGTCACATGTCCGCACATGCGCAGTTggagttgaattgaatgcttttattgtcattatacaggtgagatttaaagctttcgccACGCAGcgaacaaataacaacaacaaacagacaaataaataatcaataaataataaaaaaatagtccaagttaggtcagcagagcgaaagcgcaccactcgctgtaGACATTTACGTTTGGCAtaaagtcaacatgaatcgaAAGTGCGGATTTCAACCGTTCTCCCTTTTTTAGGCACGTAAAACTGGAGATGTGACCGCTTTAATTTCATGTTAGTAAATGTTTTATAACCACTAGATGGTATACTCATACTTTTTCACCatcgtttaaaaaaagtataaattgtACGCATTGTTCTCTTTTAgtacttgattatttttttcatcaaatacTTTTGAATTTGACCTggatacattttttggggtgacTACTTGAGCAGATGGAACTTTTTTGCCCCTTACATTTACACAGAACAGcaaaatgtatatgtatttacttAAAGCTGGGCCGATTCCACCAATAAGCAGCAGCACGAAAAGCTCAAACGCCATCTGTGAAAAAGGATGCGAAAAAGGATGCAAATTCTCCATTCCATCAAATTGGCGTTGAAAATAAGGTCGTTACGCACTAAAGAAGGATTAAAAATGTCGAGACGTTACCTTTGCGGTGTAGATCCTCAATGGATTGGTCGACAATGGATGTAAAATGGGCATCAACACTTAAGGAAGTCGTTATTATTTTGGTTTGTCTTCATTATCGCCGCCCAGATTTGATTTTTAGGCGTAGTACATGGGAAACATGTAAGTTTTCAACGGATAATGATCGATAATTAGCTGAATTGGCCGTTTGCCATCGATGATACTGAAAGCAAAGCATCCAGTGTTTCTGGTTTTGGAAGTATTTACATTACCTGTACACTTGCCGCTCCTTTTCCGTGAATTACAAgtcattttctgttcattttgagCCGCTAAATATTCCTTAAGGGACAgtcctg contains the following coding sequences:
- the LOC144075717 gene encoding snaclec bitiscetin subunit alpha-like isoform X1: MFSARHFLSNRRLQTCLVSHVTRQHIQKDITPLFSALRISTAMMVFTLGLLLLIFGLQIGTTAIRQNDRCPEGWTQLNNRCYIFKETSLTFDLAEKSCVQLGGHLASIQNDIQRAVVNELTQAAIDVSGVWIGLCLLSGSPLWTDGSDIEFGIEEVRSQPDGCVKIELSEFAWLTEDREMNLPYICARDVFQCALICSTEDLHLI
- the LOC144075717 gene encoding snaclec bitiscetin subunit alpha-like isoform X2 gives rise to the protein MVQTRDSLRLFLRQVSAVQPLALTMVFTLGLLLLIFGLQIGTTAIRQNDRCPEGWTQLNNRCYIFKETSLTFDLAEKSCVQLGGHLASIQNDIQRAVVNELTQAAIDVSGVWIGLCLLSGSPLWTDGSDIEFGIEEVRSQPDGCVKIELSEFAWLTEDREMNLPYICARDVFQCALICSTEDLHLI
- the LOC144076248 gene encoding tribbles homolog 3-like; translation: MSVGVAERRLKRRLEQPGDAPPKCKRACPTPPPTPPDAGPPLDLSAAESPAPKSERSQSKVRVGPYFLFERCEGEDTYRAVHATTREQYTCQVTTVAGYRERSAVYARLGHHPNVCGLLATVVERDTAYLFLPAHHGDMHAHVRASRRLGEEEAGLLFAQMLRAVEHCHRHGVVLRDVKLRRFVFTDRFRTQVSLLGVNDCVLLERNDCDSLTDRHGCPAYVAPELLASGQAPYSGRAADAWSLGVSLYTMLMGRYPFQDARPAALFAKIRRGAFAVPAWLSAPAKCLIGCMLRKRPDRRLRLPELLAHPWLSARRAPASPRGARRGGAPEWRREDDDGGAGGDQVVPTFTPKL
- the LOC144075717 gene encoding snaclec botrocetin subunit alpha-like isoform X3: MPILHPLSTNPLRIYTAKMAFELFVLLLIGGIGPALSDRCPSGWTQLDNRCFLLRLDPLTFDDAEAACNLRGGNLVSIQNDLEYRLAESFTEFAREPLSWIGLTRLNPDDLVWTDGSDTGFAEIVSSAGLGCAAVGTNADGLLWDFVDCLQEFPYVCARDIFQCALICIDVQQEIIDDGLF